A window of Pseudomonas monteilii contains these coding sequences:
- a CDS encoding thiamine monophosphate kinase, producing MGEFELIARFFAAARCARGGEGVALGIGDDCALLDVPAGASLAVSTDTLVAGVHFPLACDPHALGQRSLAVAASDLAAMGATPLGFTLALTVPEVDVDWLAQYAAGLDQMAGQCGLSLVGGDTTRGPLSLTVTVFGHVPRGQALTRQGAQVGDLLCVGGDLGNAAGALPLVLGTCEAPSGVAKPLLVHYWAPSPQFALGQALRGQASAALDISDGLLADAGHIAKASGLCLEINLERLPLSDALKALLGQEGARQAALTGGDDYVLLFTLPPARLSCLEKTGLPVQVIGQAVAGQGVRLLDAQGHDITPTQRGYQHFRGTP from the coding sequence ATGGGTGAATTCGAGCTGATCGCACGCTTCTTCGCCGCCGCGCGCTGTGCTCGGGGCGGGGAGGGCGTGGCGCTGGGCATCGGCGACGATTGCGCCCTGCTCGATGTACCGGCAGGCGCCTCCCTGGCGGTGTCCACCGACACCCTGGTGGCCGGCGTCCACTTTCCCCTCGCATGCGATCCGCACGCACTCGGCCAGCGCTCGTTGGCCGTGGCGGCAAGCGACCTGGCGGCAATGGGTGCCACCCCGCTGGGGTTCACCCTGGCGCTGACCGTACCGGAGGTCGACGTCGACTGGCTGGCCCAGTACGCCGCCGGCCTGGACCAGATGGCCGGGCAGTGCGGGCTCAGCCTGGTGGGCGGCGATACCACGCGAGGTCCGCTGAGCCTGACCGTGACGGTCTTCGGCCACGTGCCGCGGGGCCAGGCGCTCACCCGGCAGGGCGCCCAGGTCGGTGACCTGCTCTGTGTGGGCGGCGACCTGGGCAACGCGGCCGGTGCCCTGCCGCTGGTCCTGGGTACGTGCGAGGCACCGTCCGGGGTGGCCAAGCCGCTCCTGGTGCACTATTGGGCGCCCTCACCGCAATTCGCCCTGGGCCAGGCCCTGCGTGGTCAGGCCAGCGCGGCCCTGGACATCTCCGACGGTCTGCTCGCCGATGCCGGCCATATCGCCAAGGCGTCCGGGCTGTGCCTGGAAATCAACCTTGAACGGCTGCCGCTGTCCGATGCGCTGAAGGCCCTGCTTGGGCAGGAGGGTGCACGCCAGGCTGCCCTGACCGGCGGCGATGACTACGTCCTGCTCTTCACCCTGCCGCCTGCGCGGCTATCCTGTCTGGAGAAGACCGGGCTGCCCGTGCAGGTCATCGGCCAAGCCGTGGCCGGGCAAGGGGTACGCCTGCTGGATGCGCAGGGCCACGACATCACCCCGACGCAGCGGGGCTATCAACATTTCAGGGGGACCCCGTGA
- a CDS encoding phosphatidylglycerophosphatase, whose product MTDHPNQVPAEFVPPSVWRNPWHFIAFGFGSGTMPKAPGTWGSLVALPFVPLWQMLPDWGYWLLLGITMLFGFWLCGKVATDLRVHDHEGIVWDEMVGMWITLWLVPEGWLWLVAGFLMFRFFDILKPWPIRWIDRHVHGGVGIMLDDVLAGVFAWLAMQGLVWWLA is encoded by the coding sequence GTGACCGACCATCCGAATCAAGTGCCCGCCGAATTCGTACCGCCCTCGGTCTGGCGCAACCCCTGGCACTTCATCGCCTTCGGGTTCGGCTCCGGAACCATGCCCAAGGCGCCGGGTACCTGGGGTTCGCTGGTGGCGCTGCCTTTCGTGCCGTTGTGGCAGATGCTGCCGGACTGGGGCTACTGGCTGCTGCTGGGCATCACCATGCTGTTCGGCTTCTGGCTGTGCGGCAAGGTCGCGACCGATCTGCGCGTGCACGACCATGAAGGCATCGTCTGGGACGAAATGGTCGGCATGTGGATCACGCTCTGGCTGGTGCCCGAGGGCTGGTTGTGGCTGGTGGCGGGCTTCCTGATGTTCCGCTTCTTCGACATCCTCAAGCCCTGGCCGATTCGCTGGATCGACCGGCATGTGCATGGCGGTGTGGGGATCATGCTCGACGACGTGCTGGCGGGTGTGTTCGCCTGGCTGGCCATGCAGGGCCTGGTGTGGTGGCTGGCCTAA
- a CDS encoding GTP cyclohydrolase encodes MPVVFVAASKLPTPFATFTMHGFLDEATGREHVVLSLGDVADGKPVLGRLHSECLTGDALFSQRCDCGSQLEAALQAIAREGRGVLLYLRQEGRGIGLLNKIRAYELQDGGADTVEANERLGFAADQRDYAMCLPMLEHLGVTSLRLMTNNPRKVKALGGMGIVVAERVPLHTGHNPHNSHYLATKAGKLGHMMGNEHQGEVPQA; translated from the coding sequence GTGCCCGTCGTTTTCGTCGCCGCCTCCAAACTCCCCACGCCTTTCGCGACCTTCACCATGCATGGCTTCCTCGATGAGGCCACGGGCCGCGAACACGTGGTGCTCAGCTTGGGTGATGTAGCCGATGGCAAGCCGGTGTTGGGTCGGCTGCATTCCGAATGCCTGACCGGCGATGCCTTGTTCAGCCAGCGCTGTGACTGCGGTTCGCAGCTCGAGGCGGCCTTGCAGGCCATCGCCCGCGAAGGCCGCGGTGTGCTGCTGTACCTGCGTCAGGAAGGCCGGGGCATCGGCCTGCTCAACAAGATTCGGGCCTATGAGCTGCAGGACGGAGGCGCCGACACCGTCGAAGCCAACGAGCGCCTGGGGTTCGCGGCCGATCAGCGGGACTACGCCATGTGCCTGCCCATGCTCGAGCACCTGGGCGTGACGTCGCTGCGGCTGATGACCAACAACCCGCGCAAGGTCAAGGCCCTGGGCGGCATGGGGATCGTGGTGGCCGAGCGGGTGCCGCTGCACACCGGCCACAACCCGCACAACAGCCACTACCTGGCGACCAAGGCGGGCAAGCTGGGGCACATGATGGGGAATGAACACCAGGGCGAAGTGCCTCAGGCGTAA
- a CDS encoding N utilization substance protein B translates to MISDDSDRFNPREPKPADAGKPSKSLKRREARKLATQALYQWHMAKHSLNEIEAQFRVDNDFTDIDGAYFREILHGVPAIKSEIDSALMPCLNLTLDELDPVELAVLRLSTWELIKRVDVPYRVVINEGVELAKVFGATDGHKFVNGVLDKLAPTLREAEVKAARR, encoded by the coding sequence GTGATTAGCGACGACAGCGATCGTTTCAATCCACGCGAGCCCAAGCCTGCGGATGCCGGCAAGCCGTCCAAGAGCCTCAAGCGCCGCGAAGCACGCAAGCTCGCGACCCAGGCGCTGTACCAGTGGCACATGGCCAAGCATTCGCTGAACGAGATCGAAGCGCAGTTCCGCGTCGACAACGACTTCACCGACATCGACGGCGCCTACTTCCGCGAGATCCTGCACGGCGTGCCGGCGATCAAGAGCGAGATCGACAGCGCCCTGATGCCTTGCCTGAACCTGACGCTGGACGAGCTGGACCCTGTGGAACTGGCCGTGCTGCGCCTGTCCACCTGGGAGCTGATCAAGCGTGTCGACGTTCCTTACCGCGTGGTCATCAACGAAGGTGTGGAGCTGGCCAAGGTCTTCGGTGCCACCGACGGCCACAAGTTCGTCAACGGTGTGCTGGACAAGCTGGCCCCGACCTTGCGCGAAGCCGAAGTCAAGGCGGCACGGCGCTGA
- a CDS encoding ATPase, producing the protein MHSHDLALIGLFLLLVILPAPWLGRFYYRVMEGQRTWLHPALAPIERGCYRLAGVQPQQEQGWQRYALALLAFNLAGFVALFGLLMLQGLLPLNPQGLPGLDAALAFNTAVSFVTNTNWQAYSGEASLSYLSQALGLGVQNFVSAATGLCVLVALCRGLARRSASTVGNAWADLTRATLYGLLPLSLLLAVLLLWQGVPQNLAPYVEAHTLQGTLQQLPMGPAASQVAIKQLGTNGGGFFGTNSAHPFENPTAWSNLFELVAILLIPAALVFTFGHYVKDLRQSRAIFATMLVLLCLGGGVALWAETQPLTGLDPHLIQSAAPLEGKEARFGSLATSLWAVVTTAASNGSVNGMHDSLNPLTGLVAMVNMMLGEVVFGGVGAGLYGMLLFVLITVFLAGLMIGRTPEYLGKKLGAHEVKLLVATLLVMPVGVLVLGAIAASLPGIEAALSNPGPHGFSELLYAYTSATANNGSAFAGFNANSTPHNLLLGLAMLIGRFGYILPVLALAGSLAAKNATPVGQDTFPTHGLLFVVLLTVTLLVVGGLTFLPTLALGPVADHLSVVR; encoded by the coding sequence ATGCACAGTCATGACCTCGCCCTGATCGGGCTGTTCCTGCTGCTGGTGATTCTGCCGGCGCCCTGGCTGGGCCGCTTCTACTACCGCGTCATGGAGGGTCAGCGCACCTGGCTGCACCCGGCATTGGCACCGATCGAGCGCGGCTGCTACCGCCTGGCCGGTGTCCAGCCGCAGCAGGAGCAGGGCTGGCAGCGCTATGCCCTCGCGCTGCTGGCATTCAACCTGGCCGGGTTCGTGGCGCTGTTCGGCCTGCTCATGCTGCAAGGCCTACTGCCGCTCAATCCTCAAGGCCTGCCGGGCTTGGACGCGGCGCTGGCGTTCAACACGGCGGTCAGCTTCGTCACCAACACCAACTGGCAGGCCTACAGCGGCGAGGCGTCGCTGAGCTACCTGAGCCAGGCGCTCGGGCTGGGCGTGCAGAACTTCGTCAGCGCCGCCACCGGGCTGTGCGTGCTGGTGGCCCTGTGCCGGGGCCTGGCCCGTCGTTCGGCGAGCACCGTCGGCAATGCCTGGGCGGACCTGACCCGCGCCACCCTGTACGGGCTGCTGCCGCTGAGCCTGCTGCTGGCCGTGCTGCTGCTGTGGCAAGGCGTGCCGCAGAACCTGGCGCCCTACGTCGAGGCCCACACCCTGCAAGGCACGCTCCAGCAGCTGCCGATGGGGCCGGCCGCGAGCCAGGTGGCGATCAAGCAGCTGGGCACCAATGGCGGAGGGTTCTTCGGAACCAACTCGGCCCACCCCTTCGAGAACCCGACGGCCTGGAGCAACCTGTTCGAGCTGGTGGCGATCCTGTTGATCCCGGCGGCCCTGGTGTTCACCTTCGGCCATTACGTCAAGGACCTGCGCCAGAGTCGGGCGATCTTCGCCACCATGCTGGTGCTGCTGTGCCTGGGCGGCGGGGTGGCGCTGTGGGCGGAGACGCAGCCGCTGACCGGGCTCGACCCGCACCTGATCCAGTCCGCCGCCCCGCTGGAGGGCAAGGAGGCCCGCTTCGGCAGCCTGGCCACCAGCCTATGGGCGGTGGTCACCACGGCCGCGTCCAACGGGTCGGTCAACGGCATGCACGACAGCCTGAACCCGCTGACCGGCCTGGTGGCAATGGTCAACATGATGCTCGGCGAGGTGGTCTTCGGCGGCGTCGGTGCCGGGCTCTACGGGATGTTGCTGTTCGTGCTGATCACCGTGTTCCTGGCAGGCCTGATGATCGGACGCACGCCCGAGTACCTGGGCAAGAAGCTCGGCGCCCACGAGGTCAAGCTGCTGGTGGCGACCTTGCTGGTGATGCCGGTGGGCGTGCTGGTGCTCGGCGCCATCGCCGCCAGCCTGCCCGGCATCGAGGCGGCCCTGAGCAACCCGGGGCCCCACGGCTTCAGCGAATTGCTCTATGCCTACACCTCGGCCACGGCCAACAACGGCTCGGCCTTCGCCGGCTTCAACGCCAACAGCACGCCGCACAACCTGCTGCTGGGGCTGGCGATGCTCATCGGCCGCTTCGGCTACATCCTGCCGGTGCTGGCCCTGGCAGGCAGCCTGGCGGCGAAGAACGCCACGCCGGTCGGCCAGGACACCTTCCCCACCCACGGGCTGCTGTTCGTGGTGTTGCTGACCGTCACCTTGCTGGTGGTCGGCGGTTTGACCTTCCTGCCGACCCTGGCCCTGGGGCCGGTGGCCGATCACTTGAGCGTCGTGCGTTGA
- a CDS encoding exodeoxyribonuclease VII small subunit, translating to MARKKASIDFEQSLAALQALVERLENGELSLEDSLVAFEQGISLTRECQGALSQAEQKVQILLERDGALAAEPFDAEPTA from the coding sequence ATGGCCCGTAAAAAAGCGTCCATCGATTTCGAGCAATCCCTCGCCGCGTTGCAAGCGCTGGTAGAACGCCTGGAAAACGGCGAGTTGTCGCTCGAGGATTCGCTGGTCGCCTTCGAACAGGGCATCAGCCTGACCCGTGAATGCCAGGGCGCGCTGTCGCAGGCCGAGCAGAAGGTGCAGATCCTGCTCGAGCGCGACGGCGCGCTGGCGGCCGAGCCGTTCGACGCGGAACCGACGGCATGA
- a CDS encoding esterase: MRASLFSLALSVALAAVLPPALAQPTPGQTMEAPVLQRDDLAYRFKTLAVDAVDGQRHYQLWVGIPKRPAPAAGYPALWMLDGNAAIGALSPEQLDGLAAGQAPVLVAVGYRTEARIDRAGRTLDYTPPVKGLAQQQDPLTGLPSGGVDAFLDLLEQRMRPAVGQVVPLDPRHQTLWGHSYGGLAVLHALFTRPGAFTDYAAASPSLWWRQGAVVADAAGLEQRLAGQHPRLLLMKGSAEGVPPGQVSKADADAGARRLDAALAEAPGVTVRSKVFEGLGHGPMLPASLGYVVEQLSH, translated from the coding sequence ATGAGAGCTTCCCTGTTTTCCCTGGCGCTGTCGGTGGCCCTGGCCGCCGTTCTGCCGCCGGCCCTGGCGCAACCGACCCCTGGACAGACGATGGAGGCACCTGTGCTGCAGCGTGACGATCTGGCTTACCGCTTCAAAACCCTGGCTGTGGACGCCGTCGACGGCCAACGGCATTACCAGCTGTGGGTCGGCATTCCGAAGCGCCCGGCACCGGCGGCGGGTTATCCGGCCCTGTGGATGCTCGATGGCAATGCCGCGATCGGGGCGCTGTCACCTGAGCAACTGGACGGCCTGGCGGCCGGGCAGGCGCCCGTGCTGGTGGCCGTCGGTTACCGCACCGAGGCCCGCATCGACCGCGCGGGCCGCACGTTGGACTACACGCCGCCGGTGAAGGGGCTGGCGCAGCAGCAGGACCCGCTCACCGGCCTGCCCAGTGGCGGCGTCGATGCGTTTCTCGACCTGCTCGAGCAGCGCATGCGTCCCGCGGTAGGCCAGGTGGTGCCGCTCGATCCACGGCACCAGACGCTGTGGGGGCATTCCTATGGCGGGCTGGCCGTTCTGCATGCGTTGTTCACCCGGCCTGGGGCCTTCACCGACTACGCGGCGGCCAGCCCCTCGCTGTGGTGGCGCCAGGGCGCGGTGGTGGCCGATGCGGCCGGGCTGGAGCAGCGCCTGGCCGGGCAGCACCCTCGCCTGCTGCTGATGAAGGGCAGTGCCGAAGGGGTGCCACCGGGACAGGTATCGAAGGCCGATGCCGACGCCGGCGCACGGCGACTGGACGCGGCCTTGGCCGAGGCGCCGGGGGTGACGGTGCGGTCGAAGGTGTTCGAAGGGTTGGGGCATGGCCCGATGTTGCCGGCGTCGCTGGGGTATGTGGTGGAGCAGCTGTCGCATTGA
- a CDS encoding geranyl transferase, translating to MIAAYQAKCQAQVDAALEPLFQAPSPELERLYAAMRYSVMNGGKRVRPLLAYAACEALGADGQRANGAACAVELIHAYSLVHDDLPAMDDDDLRRGQPTTHKAFDEACAILAGDGLQSLAFSALLDPRLNTQDADTSLAMVRALAEAAGSAGMVGGQAIDLGSVGLKLDQQALEYMHRHKTGALIEASVRLGALASGRASASQLAALQTYAQAIGLAFQVQDDILDIESDTATLGKHQGADLARDKPTYPALLGLPAAKAYAVELRDQALVALEGFGESAEPLRALACYIVERRH from the coding sequence ATGATCGCCGCCTACCAGGCCAAGTGCCAGGCCCAGGTCGATGCGGCCCTGGAGCCGCTGTTCCAGGCCCCCTCGCCCGAACTCGAGCGGTTGTACGCCGCCATGCGCTACAGCGTCATGAACGGCGGCAAGCGGGTCCGTCCGCTGCTGGCCTATGCCGCCTGCGAAGCGCTGGGCGCCGACGGGCAGCGCGCCAACGGTGCGGCCTGCGCGGTGGAGCTGATCCACGCCTACTCGCTGGTGCACGATGACTTGCCGGCCATGGACGACGACGACCTGCGCCGTGGCCAGCCGACCACGCACAAGGCTTTTGACGAAGCCTGCGCGATCCTGGCCGGCGACGGCTTGCAGAGCCTGGCCTTCAGTGCCCTGCTCGACCCGCGCCTGAATACCCAGGACGCCGACACCAGCCTGGCCATGGTCCGTGCCCTGGCCGAGGCCGCTGGTTCGGCGGGCATGGTCGGCGGCCAGGCCATCGACCTGGGCTCGGTGGGCCTGAAGCTCGACCAGCAGGCCCTGGAATACATGCACCGCCACAAGACCGGCGCGTTGATCGAAGCCAGCGTTCGCCTAGGCGCCCTGGCCAGCGGTCGGGCCAGCGCGAGCCAGTTGGCGGCGTTGCAGACCTATGCCCAGGCGATCGGCCTGGCCTTCCAGGTGCAGGACGATATCCTCGACATCGAGAGCGACACGGCGACCCTGGGCAAGCACCAGGGCGCCGACCTGGCTCGCGACAAACCGACCTACCCGGCGCTGCTGGGCTTGCCGGCGGCCAAGGCCTACGCCGTGGAACTGCGCGACCAGGCCCTGGTCGCACTGGAAGGTTTCGGCGAGTCTGCCGAGCCGCTGCGGGCGTTGGCCTGCTACATCGTCGAGCGCCGTCACTGA
- the ribH gene encoding 6,7-dimethyl-8-ribityllumazine synthase (RibE; 6,7-diimethyl-8-ribityllumazine synthase; DMRL synthase; lumazine synthase; beta subunit of riboflavin synthase; condenses 5-amino-6-(1'-D)-ribityl-amino-2,4(1H,3H)-pyrimidinedione with L-3,4-dihydrohy-2-butanone-4-phosphate to generate 6,6-dimethyl-8-lumazine (DMRL); riboflavin synthase then uses 2 molecules of DMRL to produce riboflavin (vitamin B12); involved in the last steps of riboflavin biosynthesis; forms a 60mer (icosahedral shell) in both Bacillus subtilis and Escherichia coli; in Bacillus subtilis this 60mer is associated with the riboflavin synthase subunit (alpha) while in Escherichia coli it is not), which translates to MTLKTIEGTFIAPKGRYALVVGRFNSFVVESLVSGAVDALVRHGVAESEITLIRAPGAFEIPLVAQKIAQKGEYDAIIALGAVIRGGTPHFEYVAGECTKGLAQVSMEFGVPVAFGVLTVDSIEQAIERSGTKAGNKGAEAALSALEMVSLLAQLEAK; encoded by the coding sequence ATGACCCTGAAGACCATCGAAGGTACCTTCATCGCCCCCAAAGGTCGCTATGCCTTGGTGGTTGGCCGTTTCAACAGCTTCGTCGTCGAAAGCCTGGTCAGCGGCGCCGTCGACGCCCTGGTACGCCACGGTGTGGCCGAAAGCGAGATCACCCTCATCCGTGCCCCAGGCGCCTTCGAGATCCCGCTGGTCGCCCAGAAGATCGCTCAGAAGGGCGAGTACGACGCGATCATCGCCCTGGGCGCGGTCATTCGTGGCGGTACTCCGCACTTCGAATACGTGGCCGGCGAATGCACCAAGGGCCTGGCCCAGGTCTCCATGGAATTCGGTGTGCCGGTCGCCTTCGGCGTGCTGACCGTCGACTCCATCGAACAAGCCATCGAGCGTTCCGGCACCAAGGCTGGTAACAAAGGCGCCGAAGCGGCCCTGTCGGCCCTGGAAATGGTCAGCCTGCTGGCGCAGTTGGAGGCCAAGTGA
- a CDS encoding 1-deoxy-D-xylulose-5-phosphate synthase (catalyzes the formation of 1-deoxy-D-xylulose 5-phosphate from pyruvate and D-glyceraldehyde 3-phosphate) has protein sequence MPTTFQEIPRERPVTPLLDRADTPVGLRRLAEADLETLADELRQELLYCVGETGGHFGAGLGVIELTIALHYVFDTPDDRLVWDVGHQAYPHKILTGRRQRMHTLRQKDGVAAFPRRVESEYDTFGVGHSSTSISAALGMAIAARLQNDPRKSIAVIGDGALTAGMAFEALNHAQEVDADMLVILNDNDMSISRNVGGLSNYLAKILSSRTYTSMREGSKKVLSRLPGAWEIARRTEEYAKGMLVPGTLFEELGWNYIGPIDGHDLPTLIATLRNMRDLKGPQFLHVVTKKGKGFAPAEVDPIGYHAITKLEPANAPPVAPRKATGPKYSAVFGQWLCDMAAADTRLVGITPAMKEGSDLVAFSERYPERYFDVAIAEQHAVTLAAGMACEGAKPVVAIYSTFLQRGYDQLIHDVAVQNLDVLFAIDRAGLVGEDGPTHAGSFDLSFLRCIPGMLIMAPSDEGELRKMLSTGYVYEGPAAVRYPRGNGPNALIGGDLDPLEIGKGVVRRHGKDVALLVFGVQLAEALKVAETLDATVVDMRFVKPLDEALIRELAGSHALLVTVEENAIMGGAGAAVGEFLAREALVKPLLHLGLPDLYVEHAKPSQMLAECGLDAPGIEAAVRARMTLLGL, from the coding sequence ATGCCCACGACGTTTCAAGAGATTCCCCGCGAACGCCCGGTCACGCCCCTGCTGGACCGTGCCGACACGCCCGTCGGTCTGCGCCGGCTGGCCGAAGCCGACCTGGAGACCCTGGCCGATGAATTGCGCCAGGAGTTGCTCTATTGCGTCGGTGAAACCGGTGGGCATTTCGGCGCCGGCCTGGGCGTGATCGAGCTGACCATCGCCCTGCACTACGTCTTCGACACGCCGGACGACCGGCTGGTGTGGGACGTCGGTCACCAGGCCTACCCGCACAAGATCCTCACCGGACGGCGCCAGCGCATGCACACCCTGCGGCAGAAGGACGGCGTCGCCGCCTTCCCGCGTCGGGTCGAGAGCGAGTACGACACCTTCGGCGTCGGGCATTCGAGCACCTCGATCAGCGCCGCCCTGGGCATGGCCATCGCCGCCCGACTGCAGAACGATCCGCGCAAGTCGATCGCCGTGATCGGTGACGGCGCGCTGACCGCCGGCATGGCGTTCGAGGCGCTCAACCACGCCCAGGAAGTGGACGCTGACATGCTGGTGATCCTCAACGACAACGACATGTCGATCTCGCGCAACGTCGGCGGTCTGTCCAACTACCTGGCCAAGATCCTCTCCAGCCGCACCTACACCAGCATGCGCGAGGGCAGCAAGAAGGTGCTTTCGCGCCTGCCGGGTGCCTGGGAAATCGCCCGACGCACCGAGGAGTACGCCAAGGGCATGCTGGTGCCGGGCACGCTGTTCGAGGAGCTGGGCTGGAACTACATCGGCCCGATCGACGGCCATGACCTGCCGACCCTGATCGCCACCCTGCGCAACATGCGTGACCTCAAGGGGCCGCAGTTCCTGCACGTGGTCACCAAGAAGGGCAAGGGCTTCGCGCCGGCCGAGGTCGACCCGATCGGCTACCACGCCATCACCAAGCTGGAACCGGCCAACGCGCCGCCCGTCGCGCCGCGCAAGGCGACCGGGCCGAAGTATTCGGCCGTGTTCGGCCAGTGGCTGTGCGACATGGCCGCCGCCGACACACGCCTGGTCGGCATCACCCCGGCCATGAAGGAAGGCTCCGACCTGGTGGCGTTCAGCGAGCGCTACCCGGAGCGTTACTTCGACGTGGCGATCGCCGAGCAGCATGCCGTGACCCTGGCGGCCGGCATGGCCTGCGAGGGCGCCAAGCCGGTGGTGGCCATCTACTCCACCTTCCTGCAGCGTGGCTATGACCAGCTGATCCACGACGTGGCCGTGCAGAACCTCGACGTGCTGTTCGCCATCGACCGCGCTGGCCTGGTGGGCGAAGACGGCCCGACCCATGCCGGCAGCTTCGACCTGTCCTTCCTGCGCTGCATCCCCGGCATGCTGATCATGGCGCCGAGCGACGAGGGCGAGCTGCGCAAGATGCTCAGCACCGGCTACGTCTACGAAGGCCCGGCGGCGGTGCGCTACCCCCGCGGCAATGGCCCGAACGCCTTGATCGGCGGCGACCTGGACCCGCTGGAGATCGGCAAGGGCGTCGTTCGTCGCCACGGCAAGGACGTCGCGCTGCTGGTGTTCGGCGTGCAACTGGCCGAGGCCCTGAAAGTGGCCGAGACGCTGGATGCCACCGTGGTCGACATGCGCTTCGTCAAGCCGTTGGACGAAGCCCTGATCCGTGAACTGGCCGGCAGCCATGCGCTGCTGGTGACGGTCGAGGAAAACGCCATCATGGGCGGTGCGGGCGCGGCGGTGGGTGAGTTCCTGGCCCGCGAGGCGCTGGTCAAACCCCTGCTGCACCTGGGTCTGCCGGACCTCTACGTCGAGCATGCCAAGCCTTCACAGATGCTGGCCGAGTGCGGCCTGGATGCGCCGGGCATCGAAGCGGCCGTTCGCGCCCGGATGACGCTGCTCGGCCTCTGA
- a CDS encoding 3,4-dihydroxy-2-butanone 4-phosphate synthase has protein sequence MSTSHPTHYPNVTAALAAFRAGKPVLLLDDDDREDEADIIAAAENISLQTMAMMIRDCSGIVCLCLDEATVDALALAPMVQHNQARHGTGFTVTIEAAEGITTGVSAQDRITTIQAALASSASERHIVSPGHVFPLRARTGGVLTRRGHTEGSVDLARLAGLRPAAVLCELMNPDGTMARGEQVAAYARQHDLPVLTIEELARYRLALRAQQAEAVA, from the coding sequence ATGTCCACTTCACACCCCACGCACTATCCCAATGTCACCGCCGCCCTTGCCGCCTTCCGTGCCGGCAAGCCTGTGCTGTTGCTCGACGACGACGATCGCGAGGACGAGGCCGACATCATCGCGGCGGCCGAGAACATCTCGCTGCAGACCATGGCCATGATGATCCGCGACTGCAGCGGCATCGTCTGCCTGTGCCTGGACGAAGCCACCGTCGATGCGCTGGCGCTGGCGCCGATGGTGCAGCACAACCAGGCCCGTCATGGCACCGGCTTCACCGTGACCATCGAAGCGGCCGAAGGCATCACCACCGGGGTCTCGGCCCAGGACCGCATCACCACCATCCAGGCCGCGCTGGCGTCCAGCGCCAGCGAGCGGCACATCGTCAGCCCGGGTCACGTGTTCCCGCTGCGTGCACGTACGGGCGGTGTGCTGACCCGTCGCGGCCACACCGAAGGCTCGGTCGACCTGGCGCGCCTGGCCGGCCTGCGTCCGGCCGCGGTGCTCTGCGAACTGATGAACCCCGATGGCACCATGGCCCGTGGCGAACAGGTGGCGGCGTACGCGCGCCAGCACGACCTGCCGGTGCTGACCATCGAGGAGCTGGCGCGCTATCGCCTGGCCCTGCGCGCGCAACAGGCCGAAGCCGTGGCGTGA
- a CDS encoding ABC transporter substrate-binding protein — translation MVMRYLLLCLALVTGSPQVMAAALPEQIRLVSEAWIDYTNADGTGLAWDVLRKVYEPAGVKVDIQSAPYSRAIGLVKRGQADAWVGAYKGEKDYAYPRWHFDMDHIYVLGLASRPAPTLQTIGQYRLAWVRSYEFKQYLPNVEQFREIQRREGILPMLEHDRVDFYIDSLTEVDYVMAQAADKRLFRRSHLTELPLYLAFGEGPESQALRDLFDQRMETLVRSGELRPIFERWEQPYPFTRQSRPQ, via the coding sequence ATGGTCATGAGATACCTGCTGTTGTGTCTGGCGCTCGTGACCGGCAGCCCGCAGGTCATGGCCGCAGCGCTTCCCGAACAGATCCGTCTGGTCAGCGAAGCGTGGATCGACTACACCAATGCCGACGGCACCGGCCTGGCCTGGGACGTGCTGCGCAAGGTGTACGAACCGGCCGGGGTCAAGGTCGACATCCAGAGCGCGCCCTACAGCCGTGCCATCGGGCTGGTCAAACGCGGCCAGGCCGACGCCTGGGTCGGTGCGTACAAAGGCGAGAAGGACTACGCATACCCGCGCTGGCATTTCGACATGGACCATATCTATGTCCTGGGCCTGGCCAGCCGTCCGGCACCCACGTTGCAGACCATCGGCCAGTACCGCCTGGCCTGGGTGCGCAGCTACGAGTTCAAGCAGTACCTGCCCAACGTCGAGCAGTTCCGCGAGATCCAGCGGCGCGAGGGCATCCTGCCCATGCTCGAGCATGACCGGGTGGACTTCTACATCGATTCGCTCACCGAGGTCGACTACGTGATGGCGCAGGCCGCGGACAAGCGATTGTTCCGGCGCAGCCACCTGACCGAGCTGCCGCTGTACCTGGCGTTCGGCGAGGGGCCTGAGAGCCAGGCGCTGCGCGACCTGTTCGATCAGCGCATGGAAACACTGGTGCGCAGTGGCGAGCTTCGACCGATCTTCGAGCGCTGGGAGCAGCCCTATCCGTTCACACGGCAGAGCCGTCCGCAGTGA